Sequence from the Megalops cyprinoides isolate fMegCyp1 chromosome 4, fMegCyp1.pri, whole genome shotgun sequence genome:
TCATGCCCTCCTGGTATGCACAGTCTCACCTGTTTATAAACGAAGAACATTTTGGGATACCAAAATCACTTTAGTAAATCCTGCATATCATCAATGTGTGATGAGAACAATAGGTTGGGAAACGGTCAATCAATAATGATGCTTACCAACAGAGAGTATGCCACCTTGAGAATCTGGCAGTTGGAGATGGTGAGGGGAATGTTGAATGGTATCTGTAGCATCTGATCCCTCCACACACTGGAACTATAGGGCGTTCTTCGACCTTGACCAATACCTGAAATTCACGGTGGCTTGTCATTCTAGATATGGTGTAGAAGGTCTGCTCCTCAATGAGGAGCACCTTTGGAACAAGTGTATGAGAGGAGCTGTTTTCAAAGTCTGCCATGATCTTAATCTTCTCTCCTGCAAGGACAACAAATGTGTCAGTAACACTGTGTGACCTAAACTCTGAGTGTGTTCCTCTGAATATGAACCTCACATGCTGTATGGCAAACATTTGCTGTGTGGATGtttttaatgataatgacatCATTCCTATCTGTGGGCTAACTTTCACATGAGAAGATTTTCAACTGTAGATTCAATTAATCAGATGTCCCCTCACCATTAGCTTGCTATGGAGTACCCAGCTAAAGTTACTGGGAACTGCAAAAACCCTCACTAATTGACATATTAATCTCTACCATATCACCTAGGTCTGAGGTCTTAGGAGTTACTGCTTCAGATATGCCGCCTATCATGCATCAACAGAAAACTAAAGACATATGATAGAGAGTTACATAAACAAGAAGGCCTTAGAAGCGTATGCCAGCATGCAGTCTCCTGTGGACAAAAttgttgctgtttctgtcagtgCCATATGTGGGAGTGGAGGATGGttagaagagggagagaaaggacaaaacagtgaggttttttttaagaaatgttgTACTCcttgtttaaatgcattcaaatgcacTTCTGCCCATTTTTACTATTATTGAGGCCACATCTTATTTACCATTATGAACCATTATTTAGTATCTACCACTAGTTTCTGTGTTGAAGAAATGGTTCATTTGCTCTTGAAAGCTGATCCCAAAGCATACTGTTTGATGTTGGTGTCTCTTTACCATTACATTTTGCTCCTAGGCCATAATCTGATATTACAATCTCTAATACCCTTAGCTCAACAACTTTGGAATGAGCATCCTTCATTGGGGTGTGTCCACAGCGACTGATCGTCTATGCTGACAGAGCATGATCAATGTCAAGAAGATCTGAGGAGCGCATAGGTTGCATTTATAAAGAGTTTCCCAGTACCAGGAACATAACCCTTCCTCTCCAGCTCGCAAGTCAggttacattaaatatatatctgGCAAGGAGGGAAATTCGGCATCTAGTACAGAAGTGGTTGCACAACTGTTAAACAAATACAGTGCATGACAGTACTTCCTTCAACAgccatttccattttcaacaaTACATTGTGAAAAGGTGAACTACGAAAACGGAACCACGTACAATTTAAAAGGGGCACGTTGCtcatttaataaaagaaaatttcaaatgtaaaaataagagACACTACTGCCAAAtagacatattttatttgacatataGATTTATATAGATCATACAAccatatttacataattttattcACTGTACATATTAAGGAGAAAAATTGTATTGTCGAAAAATGTATTCCCTTTCtaacaaacagaacacaaacacagcttaAAATCAATGCCACTCAACTGTCATCTAATATTATGTCAGGGACATCTTTATCCTCGGCAAATTTACAATACAGGTAGAAATAGTTTACAAGAAAACCAATGTACAGTAAACATCATCtatcaatcatttaaaaagaataacaataactacaaagtacatacatttaaagtatGTAAATGATGCAATATAATTGGTGTTCAAATTAGGTAATATAAGAACTTCTATGACAAATAGTTGTTTGCGTTTTGTATTCAGTCAGAAATGGCAGTTATCATGACTATTAGCAGACAGTAATTGGTGCTGTGAGTTTTCGGCATTGACCGGTCGTTTCATTGAACACAGCAGTATAGACGTGGCTCTCGTTGTATTCGCCTGCGTTTGAGTTCGTGCAGTTTATCTAGGACTtcaacttttatttaacttcCGTGGCACTAGAAGTAACGTGAAGTTACTCTCCAAATTATCCATTAGTTGGAGAAAAGAGCCATAGTTTTTAATGTCCACACTTACCAAACaattccagttttttttttcttttttttttaccttggaCATCAAAACACGTCATCATTAAATCACGAAGTGATTGGAAAGTGAGTGGAAAaggttattcattttttatctaTTAATTAAATCAGGGTAAAATAACATTTCCAGCAATATCATTCtcttatatatatgtatgcacacacacacagatagatagacacagcacagcaaacaaaaccagaaaacTGATTTGTCTGGCATCAATGCAGAAGTGCAGGCAACAACATAGCCAAGATATGATCTAGATATGGTGGGAACATTtatgaaactgagggggcaatTTCACTCATGCACTAGGTTCAGGAGAATATTGGTGTTGCAGTTGTGTGTCGGTCAGAACACAGGATTAAGGTTTCCAGTTCAACGCTTTATTGAAGTGACgggggtatgtgtgtttgggagtgtgtgtggtttcataGGCAAAGATGCATACAACACACGACGCAACACAGCAACCGGTCCCCAAGAGTTGCtgtccccagttcttcaccccgCAGGAACTGGTGCAGCACAGAAGTGGGGGAGGTGACCACAACTTTTATATTGTCCAAACTCCTTGGCCCTGCTGGGGTTCCTATTGGTGTCCAATTGATTCAGAGAGTTCAGAGGGCAAATGGGGACCTGGGGGCTGTCCGtgggggtgtgcctgtgcctcaggttacctgtggagatgctgctgatgaggggagcagcagcacaggttTTGGCAGGTTTCGGTTGGTTTGTAAACAGAGagtctgtgagaggtgggggtggtgtgcacaAACAGAGGCAAACAAAGGGATCTGCAAGTGGATGTAGCCCACtttaacaatttacattttgttacttTAGCAGATTcttttacccagagcaattCACAAAGGAAGAGTAAAAAGTGTGTTAATCCTACAGAACACAGACCATACCAGACCATGCATTAATCCAGCACACAGTGCTGGAGAGTACAGGTCCTATGGCCGCTCTATTCCCATGCATGCATACTGCAACATTTAACTTGCTTTTTAAACAAGGCCTTGGTCAGGCAAAGATGGATATAATTCAGGGACTGGTTGGGGTGCAAATGGCCCAGGGGTAGTTTGGGGTGCATATGCCCCAGTGACAGCTGGGGGTGCATATGCCCCAGGGGCAGATGGGGGTGCATATGCCCCAGGGGCAGGTGGGGGTGCATACGGCCCAGGGGCAATTTGGGGTGGATAGATATTCCATCCAGCTTGATTAATGTTCCCAAATGACTGTAAACCCATTGATGAGCATGACTGCATCATCTGAGCAAATCCACCACTGACAGGAAAAATAACCAATGGAAGAATGATCTCTGGATCCCTGGCATAGGGAACATCCAGATATAcctgtaaaacaaaaagagcTGTTATTTGAgaatacagtacatttctttacatattTCTTTATCTGTTCTACTTAAATGTAGTTACTGCATGACTAGCACAACTGGGGAAATCACCACAGCCCACAAGACTGTGTTGAAATGTCCTTAAAACTGCACAGCTGAAGTTTCAACACACTTTATTTGAGGTACTCTGAACTGAACTTCTGACAGTCTCATGATCTTGCACATTGAAGTTACGTTGTCAGATCAGCAAAGTCATGCAGCTGTatacttttttaattttcaaatctTCTATCTTATTGAGGCATAGGAGTGTTAGTATGAAAAGGGGCTGATGACTCTTTATACAGAGAGATCCGTTTTAAAATGGAGTACAGTTTAGAGGAGAGTAAAGGCTAAAAGCTTTGTTCATACTTACATTCAAACTCTTATTCAAAACTGACTCAATAATCATAGGCTACAATGCCATCTACTGATGAGAAATAAAAGTCAAACAGAAAAAGACGGGCTTCAAGATTCgagtaaatatatattaatttgtGTGAATAAATCAGGACTACATAGGAGCGTAATCATAAGTGTGAAAGATGATGTTGCATATTAGTCGTTAGAACAAAAGAGtacctttaaaatgtattccacTTTCATTATAGAACAGTTCAGGATAGAAGGTTGCAGGTCTGGAGGGATGCACAACTCTTTGGTTATGGTCTGTTGCGTAGAAGAGGGAATGGTCTCTCCGACCTCTTTGAAAATTCGCTTTGTTCCACTATTTTTCGAGGATTGCGCAATGAATGTCTGAGTTTGATCTAGGGAGAACTTTGGCACAAGTGCACGTGAAGACTTGTTCTCAATATCTGCTGTAATCCTCATCCTTTCACCTGGAAGGAAATCCAGTGATCaatcaaaacagacacacatttctAGGACCTTACGCTTAAAATGGGGTGTTCAGGAGATGAGCCTGTCATGTTTCATATTCGAGCACAACAAATTCCATACTTTACAACAAAGAGGTTTACTAAGTATTTGACACTAAATGGATCAGACAGTTTTACCTTGCATGTAACCCATCCTTTCCATGTTAGCATTCATGGAAACTTTTCCAGAGGTGAAAAGTTTCATCTTCTTCTGCACAGAACCAGACTGGGATGACTGCACAAAACGAAACACAAGAGAATCTTTTGCTGCAGCAAAACCACCGTGTCCCGCCTGTGGGCAAACACATAGATTCTGCTATGTGGCCAAGGGAAATCACGGTTAATTGTGATCAGATTAGTGCATACCAACAGCGTGTCATCGACCATGTTATTCTTTGTAATAAATGTGAATTCAGCCACTGCTGTCTTTGCCATCCGCATTGACCTGCTCAGCTTTGCCTCCAGCGTGTAGGCGATTTTACCATGGATGCCTGTAAAAGATGACGGCATATCTCTGTGAAGATAATTAAAGAAACaattaattacagaaataaattctcactttttccatttaGCTTCCCTCAAAGAAAGACTGACTACGGGCCGTACTGAAACTTGTTGCAGTAATGAAAcctcttattttaaaatgcatgttctTACCGTTGCGGAATCTGAAAAGTGAATGGATATAAGTGGATTCCGGGGGCGACAACATTTGAATCTGCAAAAAACGATAACTTTGTTTCTGCCACAATATAGAAAGAGAAGTACAAAGCGGACAGTCTACGCTGTGGAAATTTTCACACAGGGCGCTCCTTCCGAGAAGTAAACGTCCTGCCAGATATGGATCTTACGAAATACAGTTACACTTACATGTCTCTCCGCTACGATCAGCCAACAGCTTTTCACAGTCTTTTCCTAAAAACGTTAGAAACGAAAGAATAGGGTCGTCATAATGACGTTGAGGAATAATTACATTAAGGATCCTTAAACAACTTCGATCCTATAAAATCAACATATGCAGACGCTGCGGTTTTGTTCATTAGGTTTTTCGTGAATTAGCTATTAGCAAATTAGAATTAACTGGAATAAAAGCCTTATATCTTCAGCAGACTGCATATGTCAATGGTGCGTGGTTACAAACGTACGGATTAATATAGGCAAACGTGTAGGCCTACACATAGGTAGTTAACAACATACAGTAAAACGTAGTTAACAAAACTAAAAGATTGTTTTTCcaagtatatttttcatatatttaagTAGTATGCTATAGACTTACTGTGAATACAATTTTCCCACAGCTGTCCAGAAATAAAACTATGATTTATGTAATAAGGTTTTGCCTATCGCAACACAGTCTAATGTAGAATAGTTACTAGTAGCtgttactactaataataaatagCCTAACTAATAAAGTTACGTATTATTCCACATCTATAGCCAgcataaaataatttcacttaGTTTCGTGCAGCTTGTTATGCTGACAAGTGACAGATATAATCAGAGGTGATCGCCCCCACTCCACTACATGGCAGCAGAAACCGCCAATAACTCGATCTCAGTGGATTTCAGTCTTCTCTACGTGAACGTCTTACCGTCACCCTTTTGAGACTGTATGAAGAATTGTTTCAGCTTGAAGTATCTTTCGTTAGCAGAGTAATGTCGTTCATCATCACCACTGCCTTCTGTCCAGTGAACATGTGCTTCTCCCTTAGCTTTGACTGAGAGTGAATTAATCTTGGCTTCTTTTGAAACTTCCAGAATTATTCGTCCCGTAATGACATCTCCGCTAGAGAATGTGTTGTCCTCGTTAATGGCATCATAGGttattttcatacttttcaCAGTTGATGACATTTCTACACATAGGCGTTAACAGTACAACGGCCgtttgcaaaatataaatacacacaataaTATTGGCTCGGCCGACAAGTAACTTCACGTTACTAAAATGATTAGTCTACTTTTTACGGAGACCTCGGTATTTATTCTGCCACATTATTGAAAAAGTTTACCAATCTGGAACCCGTATATTGTAACCCTCAGTTTTCCGCAGGCACATTGGTCATGCGGAAATGGCGTCACTGGGCATGATATCGAAACCAAACAAGTAGAGCTCTCGCCACGCCCATTCTCCGCTCGAACTCATTTCCTTACATTATAGCAGGGTAAACTCTTCATCGAAAGCGACGGACAGTTGAAATTAGAAGCCAAAACGTACAATTTAATGGGTGCTGTCATGACGGCATATGCATTCCTTCAAGAAGCTATTTGACATGGGTCATTTTTCTCCTTAAGCACGCATGCAAGTCAGGTTACATTAAACAATCTCTAGCAAGGGAACACTTAGGGAAATTTAGCATGTAGCTTTCTCAGGACATATTGCGTGCGCGTTTCACTGGTCAAAAGGATAGAACTGGCAGCGCAACCCtcaaacaaatacaatgcaCGAGAGTACGTCTTTTAGCAATAAGAAGCATTCATCGTGAACAGGTCAAATATGACAACAGAACCACCAATAATTTGAAAGGGAAACGgtgcacatttaaataaagaaaatttcaaaagtggaaaaaagagaCACCTTCTACTACCAAatagatatattttatttgacattttcatgtgactatttaaattaacaaaatacaaacacataatttTATTCACTGTACATATTATGTTGAAAAATAGGGATTTGCATTCCCTTTtaacaaacagaacacaaacagctTAAAATCAATGCCACTCAACTGTCATCTAATGTTATGTTAGGGACATAGCAAAGCAGTATTGTTTGAGGAGGAGGCTGTAATTCTGACATTGGCAGGGAGTGCAAGGTAAAAGCTGTGAGCTTACATTAGCTTATATCTGTTGCACGGTCTTTAGTTTGACTAAGCAAATAAAGTAAACAGCTTAATAACACAACTGCACAGGCGATGTGCATGAGAACTTTGTAATTTTAACATTCTGACTCATTGCTTGTACGTTAAAAtttcaatgtttcatttcagttaaaaaaaccctgatatttcaaaaaatatcaaagtcCCTGCTGACTCAGTGAAAATGCTGATGATGCCATTTGTCTTACCATATTATCAGAGATTTAAGGGATGAACAGTAGTGTTTCCTCTTTATATCCCATGGGTTCTTTGCTGTACGTTGATTAAAGAATCAATATGCagtggaaaatgaaaatcaggGAAACGTGTTCTACACCAAGGTAAAACACCAAGTCAATGGCCCCACAGGTTCATGCCATTGACTTACAGATAAGGTGGTGGCATTGTCTTTACCACCTCACCGAATGGATAGGCAGCAGGAAGTATAATTATGGGTAACTTTATTTCTGGGTCTTTAGCAAAGGAAATGTCCAGATAGacctgttaaaaacaaacagaactgGTATTAGGAAAATATTAGAGACACAAATCAGGGTGCTTTACAATGCAAAGAGGAAGAATGACATATTTGAGATATTGCCATCAAAGCTACAAAGCACTGGATCaaccatttttttatttttatgtgagGACCTTTTCTGAGACATCTAACTGTAGAacaaaaaattagggttaggtttttttttattattatcgGCATAATTAaaggtgaagtaccttgctcaagtaTACAACCAATGAAATAACTTCTCTACGCTACTGTTACCAACCAACTGAAAGAGAAGAttcatatgaaacatttaaaatggcatgaCAGCTAATCTGTAGGGGTAGGGGATATTTTCAGAAGCACTCGTGCatttgaaaacatacacactttAATGCATCCACCCAAATTTCCACATATTGGAAGAAAaactcctcccactcctctccAACTAATTTTGTGCTCAGAGGCAATACACATTATGTAAAACCCATTCAACCCATTCAACCTTTTACTGTTTAAAATACACTCAAGGGCCCCAAAGCGCCTTAACTGGTAAGAGCACTCTCTCAGAGCATAGTTATGCCACAAGATGATGATAACTGGAATTGCACAGCAGACATCATAACACTAAGAGGGTGGTTTTATACCAGCCAGGACATCTTTGTATCCtctgtgtattattttatattttatattttgaaattctTACATTGGAGGAACCTTGAAATAAATCCTAGATTTAACTTAATTTAGTATTAATTGGATGAGGTGGCTGAGTGGTTAAGGTGATTGACTGCTAATCCATTGTGCTTTGCATGGGTGGATTCGTATCCCATTCTCACCGGTGAGGACTTATCTTTTttagtgggtggcagtgtagcatagtggttaaggagcaagacttgtaactgATAGATTGCTGGTTCGATATATTTCTGGGAAAGGAAATGATtcaccactggggcactgctgctatacccttgggcaaggtacttaacccacaattgtctcagtaaaatatccagctgtataaatggataaccttgtttaaaaaaactggtgtaagtcactctggataagagcatctgctaaatgcctataatgtaaAAGTATTAGAAAATGGAATCCTACAGAACTTTCAAAAGTTAACCAAACATTCACAATGTAACCTGTAGGGCTTtcaacctgtttttttaatcattatccACTAGGCGTCCCTGTAGGCACTCCAATCTCAGTAAAGAGCACAGGCACTTGAATAATACAATGATCATCAGCTGCGTATCTCTGACACTTCTGAGTTCACTGACGCAGGACAAATTGACgcaattatatatattatatgtcaATACATTTGTCCTGAAAATGACATGATAAGTAAGCATGACTGTCTATCTTCAAACAATGTGCTTAATTTGTGGTAACTAAGTGTTTGAGAGTATTGAGGTCCTGCAATGGGATAACTGTTTAACAAGATGCATGAAACTGAAGCCATATTGACTGTGATGGAGGACAGACATACATGCTACAGAAGTGAAAGAGCACTCCAGGCCCCACTTATGAATACATCTAATCAGAACTAGACCTCATCATATGTAGAAACCACTTCACTTTAGATTTCAGTTCATATATTTGATAAATTGTTCAGTAAATACTCGATGAATAGGTTTCATAAATTTTGCTCCACAGTGCTCcaagagaattaaaaaaaaaatcaagcattaCAGGAGAAGTGGAAGATCAAACATATCAGACCTCTAGCTAGATCTATTCCATTAAGATAAATACCGTACCTTCAGCCTGTACTCCACATGCAGCACTGTGCAGTTCAGGATTGTGGGAGACACAGTGGTAGGGATGTTCAGCACTTTGGTTATGCTCTGATGTGTGGAGGAGGGGATGGGCTCTCCTGCCTCCTTTAGGATCTTCTTAGTATGAACCCTTCTGTTCCCTTGAGCAAAGAAGCTCTGCTTTTGGTACAAGCAATACTTGGGCACAATTGTGCGTGAGGAGCCATTCTGGATTTCTGCCATGACCTTTAACCCTTCACCTGTCCAAGAAATCCAGAATTAGCACAAAACAATGAAGGAGACAGAAGCAGGTGAAGTACCTCTTCATCCTTTAAATTTTGGCTTTCAGCCATAAAACTACATATGTTTTGGTCAAGTTGTCCTTTTAATTATAGATACAGCAAAGCAGGCAAAAGAGCTATAGCCTAAACATACTTTACACTTAACATGTCATTTGTATTCAATGTAATGACAttatacataaatgcacacacttaaataatgatatataatttcttatatatacatatgtagaTGGTCCTCaggtttttgtattttatccTCAATAATATGTGGTTACCTTGCATGTAGCCCATCCTTTCTGTGGTAATGTTCATGGAGACCTTTCCAGAGATGAAAATCTTCTCTTCCTTTGTGCCAAACTGGGGTGCCTACACAGAATGGCATGCACCAGAAATTCTCGTTAATAATTGGACTGGTAGAGATGTAttgagagggggaaaggaaaaaaagattaatggTAGGAAGTACAGTGCAGGGAATGTAAGGGGAAAGTGGTAAAGGTAGTACTTTTAAGACACAAAgtgtacagacacatacagagtTCCATCATGCAGAGGTCTGAGAGtaactgtaattaatgtaatgcacacCATCAGCTCGGGAGTGTCCATAACTTCCGTTGAAAGGAAAGTGAATTTGGTCTTGGTTTTGCTTGGTACTCGCATTGACCTGCTCAGTTTTGCCTCCAGTGTGTAGACGATTTTGCCATAAACACCTTTAAAGGATGATGGCATATTTCTGggaaaggaaatgtaaaaagcatttaaaaaccCCTTAAAACTAGGTTTTGTAAACAAACTGATA
This genomic interval carries:
- the LOC118777171 gene encoding arrestin domain-containing protein 3-like, translated to MLSPPESTYIHSLFRFRNGIHGKIAYTLEAKLSRSMRMAKTAVAEFTFITKNNMVDDTLLSSQSGSVQKKMKLFTSGKVSMNANMERMGYMQGERMRITADIENKSSRALVPKFSLDQTQTFIAQSSKNSGTKRIFKEVGETIPSSTQQTITKELCIPPDLQPSILNCSIMKVEYILKVYLDVPYARDPEIILPLVIFPVSGGFAQMMQSCSSMGLQSFGNINQAGWNIYPPQIAPGPYAPPPAPGAYAPPSAPGAYAPPAVTGAYAPQTTPGPFAPQPVPELYPSLPDQGLV
- the LOC118777166 gene encoding arrestin domain-containing protein 3-like; amino-acid sequence: MSDTIKNISITYDAINENNTFSSGDFISGRLIVEVAKEAKIDSLLIKAKGKARALWSEQYGKVTVVYHQKEKFFKLEQYIIQEQKGKGQDYEMLLTRSGKTYSNIVTPGIHEYPFTFQIPQGNMPSSFKGVYGKIVYTLEAKLSRSMRVPSKTKTKFTFLSTEVMDTPELMAPQFGTKEEKIFISGKVSMNITTERMGYMQGEGLKVMAEIQNGSSRTIVPKYCLYQKQSFFAQGNRRVHTKKILKEAGEPIPSSTHQSITKVLNIPTTVSPTILNCTVLHVEYRLKVYLDISFAKDPEIKLPIIILPAAYPFGEVVKTMPPPYL